The following proteins are encoded in a genomic region of Ctenopharyngodon idella isolate HZGC_01 chromosome 12, HZGC01, whole genome shotgun sequence:
- the arhgap44b gene encoding rho GTPase-activating protein 44 isoform X5, with protein MKKQFNRMRQLANQTVGRAEKTEVLSDDLLQVEKRLELVKQVSHSTHKKLTACLQGQQGVDVDKRSVRSPSKKLPLTSLAQCLVEGAAVLGDDCLLGKMLKICGETQDRLAQELQLFELQIERDVVDPLYTLSEVEIPIIQKQRKHLAKLVLDMDSARTRWQQSSKSSTLSNKETPTGAKADALREEMEEAANRMEICRDQLSADMYSFVAKEIDYANYFQTLIEVQAEYHRKSLELLQNVLPQIKAQQESWVEKPCYGKPLEEHLTLSGREIAFPIEACVTVLLDCGLQEEGLFRVAPSASKLKKLKASLDCGVLDFQEYSADPHAIAGALKSYLRELPEPLLTFDLYEEWIQASNIADQDKRLQALLSTCERLPTANSNNFKYLIKFLAKLNEYQDYNKMTPGNIAIVLGPNLLWARTDGNITEMMTTVSLQIVGIIEPIIQHADWFFPGEIEFNVTGNYGSPVHTNHNANYSSMPSPDMDQSERRQSDQSRRPLSVATDNMMLEFYKKDGTQKNKEPSPVIGQRGISPTAPSGGQNQLSDQSPHTLRKVSKKLAPIPPKSQFSPSGCVSDLSPGPSPVSLSPTPPSTPSLYSFSYPQGGSALTSPGHSHSQTATTPSLSSPPPLTGTLPKSRPTPKPPRQRPNLPPPQPPGPGGLSPQPLEHAAGLLDGLSAAESMSTDSSCDLDIPIISAELDGRSSGPYRNSVSLLDSEEESESTAL; from the exons GGCAGAGAAGACAGAAGTCCTCAGTGATGATCTGCTGCAG gtGGAGAAGCGTCTGGAACTAGTTAAGCAGGTGTCTCACAGCACACACAAGAAGCTGACCGCATGTCTCCAGGGTCAGCAGGGTGTGGACGTGGACAAGCGGTCCGTCAGGTCGCCTTCA AAGAAGCTTCCTCTGACGTCTCTGGCTCAGTGTCTGGTGGAAGGAGCCGCTGTTCTGGGTGATGATTGTCTGCTGGG CAAGATGCTGAAGATCTGTGGAGAGACGCAAGACAGACTCGCTCAAGAACTTCAGCTCTTCGAACTCCAGATTGAGCGAGACGTCGTGGATCCGCTCTACACTCTctctgag GTTGAAATTCCCATCATTCAAAAGCAAAGAAAACATTTAGCCAAACTGGTACTGGACATGGATTCTGCTCGCACACG GTGGCAGCAGTCATCCAAATCTTCAACTCTGTCTAATAAGGAAACGCCAACCGGGGCCAAAGCCGACGCCCTCAGGGAGGAGATGGAGGAGGCGGCCAATCGTATGGAGATCTGCAGA GATCAGCTCTCAGCGGACATGTATAGTTTCGTGGCCAAAGAAATTGATTATGCAAACTACTTCCAGACG CTGATCGAGGTTCAGGCGGAGTATCACAGGAAGTCTTTGGAGTTGCTCCAGAACGTTCTCCCTCAGATTAAAGCTCAACAGG AGTCGTGGGTGGAGAAGCCGTGCTACGGGAAACCGTTAGAGGAACACCTGACTCTGAGCGGGAGAGAAATCGCCTTCCCCATCGAAGCGTGTGTGACGGTGCTGCTGGACTGCGGCCTGCAGGAGGAG ggttTGTTCCGAGTCGCTCCATCTGCCTCGAAGCTGAAGAAGCTGAAGGCGTCATTAGACTGCGGTGTGTTGGACTTTCAGGAATATTCTGCAGATCCGCATGCGATTGCAG GTGCTCTGAAATCATACCTGCGGGAGCTGCCCGAACCCctgctgacctttgacctgtaTGAGGAGTGGATTCAGGCATCAAA TATTGCGGATCAGGACAAGCGTCTGCAGGCGCTGCTGTCGACCTGTGAGAGGCTGCCCACCGCAAACAGCAACAATTTCAA GTATTTGATTAAATTTCTTGCCAAGCTGAACGAGTATCAAGATTACAATAAAATGACACCAGGAAACATTGCGATCGTCCTGGGGCCGAACCTGCTGTGGGCGCGTACGGACGG GAACATTACAGAGATGATGACCACAGTCTCGCTGCAGATAGTTGGGATCATTGAGCCGATCATCCAGCATGCTGATTGGTTCTTCCCTGGAG AGATCGAGTTTAATGTCACGGGCAACTACGGCAGCCCCGTCCACACCAATCACAACGCCAACTACAGCTCCATGCCGTCCCCTGACATGGACCAATCAGAGCGCAGGCAGTCGGACCAGAGCAGACGACCCCTCAGCGTCGCCACTGACAACATGATGCTGGAGTTCTACAAGAAAGATGG CACTCAGAAGAATAAGGAGCCTTCACCTGTGATTGGTCAAAGAGGAATTTCACCAACAGCTCCCTCTGGTGGACAGAACCAGCTATCAGACCAGAGTCCTCACACACTGCGGAAAG tATCCAAAAAACTGGCCCCCATCCCTCCCAAGAGTCAGTTTTCTCCATCCGGCTGCGTGTCGGATCTGTCTCCGGGTCCGTCTCCAGTGAGTCTGTCTCCGACCCCTCCCAGCACCCCGTCATTATACAGCTTCAGTTACCCGCAGGGCGGCTCCGCCCTCACCTCGCCCGGACACAGCCACAGCCAGACGGCCACCACGCCCTCGCTCTCGTCCCCGCCGCCGCTGACCGGCACCCTGCCCAAATCACGGCCCACCCCCAAACCGCCCCGCCAGAGACCCAACCTGCCCCCGCCGCAGCCTCCCGGTCCGGGCGGTCTGAGTCCGCAGCCCCTGGAACACGCGGCGGGCCTGCTGGACGGACTGTCAGCGGCGGAGAGCATGTCTACAG ACTCGTCATGTGATTTGGACATTCCCATAATAAGCGCTGAACTGGACGGGAGATCTAGCGGCCCCTACAGGAACTCTGTGTCTCTGCTGGATTCGGAGGAGGAGTCGGAGAGCACCGCCCTTTGA
- the arhgap44b gene encoding rho GTPase-activating protein 44 isoform X4, which yields MKKQFNRMRQLANQTVGRAEKTEVLSDDLLQVEKRLELVKQVSHSTHKKLTACLQGQQGVDVDKRSVRSPSKKLPLTSLAQCLVEGAAVLGDDCLLGKMLKICGETQDRLAQELQLFELQIERDVVDPLYTLSEVEIPIIQKQRKHLAKLVLDMDSARTRWQQSSKSSTLSNKETPTGAKADALREEMEEAANRMEICRDQLSADMYSFVAKEIDYANYFQTLIEVQAEYHRKSLELLQNVLPQIKAQQESWVEKPCYGKPLEEHLTLSGREIAFPIEACVTVLLDCGLQEEGLFRVAPSASKLKKLKASLDCGVLDFQEYSADPHAIAGALKSYLRELPEPLLTFDLYEEWIQASNIADQDKRLQALLSTCERLPTANSNNFKYLIKFLAKLNEYQDYNKMTPGNIAIVLGPNLLWARTDGNITEMMTTVSLQIVGIIEPIIQHADWFFPGEIEFNVTGNYGSPVHTNHNANYSSMPSPDMDQSERRQSDQSRRPLSVATDNMMLEFYKKDGIRKIQSMGVRVMDTSWVSRRGSSSSRKSSSTPPSVQPPMPPSDSLNPEQVGDLSTSPSQTPPPISSDRTSTQKNKEPSPVIGQRGISPTAPSGGQNQLSDQSPHTLRKVSKKLAPIPPKSQFSPSGCVSDLSPGPSPVSLSPTPPSTPSLYSFSYPQGGSALTSPGHSHSQTATTPSLSSPPPLTGTLPKSRPTPKPPRQRPNLPPPQPPGPGGLSPQPLEHAAGLLDGLSAAESMSTAV from the exons GGCAGAGAAGACAGAAGTCCTCAGTGATGATCTGCTGCAG gtGGAGAAGCGTCTGGAACTAGTTAAGCAGGTGTCTCACAGCACACACAAGAAGCTGACCGCATGTCTCCAGGGTCAGCAGGGTGTGGACGTGGACAAGCGGTCCGTCAGGTCGCCTTCA AAGAAGCTTCCTCTGACGTCTCTGGCTCAGTGTCTGGTGGAAGGAGCCGCTGTTCTGGGTGATGATTGTCTGCTGGG CAAGATGCTGAAGATCTGTGGAGAGACGCAAGACAGACTCGCTCAAGAACTTCAGCTCTTCGAACTCCAGATTGAGCGAGACGTCGTGGATCCGCTCTACACTCTctctgag GTTGAAATTCCCATCATTCAAAAGCAAAGAAAACATTTAGCCAAACTGGTACTGGACATGGATTCTGCTCGCACACG GTGGCAGCAGTCATCCAAATCTTCAACTCTGTCTAATAAGGAAACGCCAACCGGGGCCAAAGCCGACGCCCTCAGGGAGGAGATGGAGGAGGCGGCCAATCGTATGGAGATCTGCAGA GATCAGCTCTCAGCGGACATGTATAGTTTCGTGGCCAAAGAAATTGATTATGCAAACTACTTCCAGACG CTGATCGAGGTTCAGGCGGAGTATCACAGGAAGTCTTTGGAGTTGCTCCAGAACGTTCTCCCTCAGATTAAAGCTCAACAGG AGTCGTGGGTGGAGAAGCCGTGCTACGGGAAACCGTTAGAGGAACACCTGACTCTGAGCGGGAGAGAAATCGCCTTCCCCATCGAAGCGTGTGTGACGGTGCTGCTGGACTGCGGCCTGCAGGAGGAG ggttTGTTCCGAGTCGCTCCATCTGCCTCGAAGCTGAAGAAGCTGAAGGCGTCATTAGACTGCGGTGTGTTGGACTTTCAGGAATATTCTGCAGATCCGCATGCGATTGCAG GTGCTCTGAAATCATACCTGCGGGAGCTGCCCGAACCCctgctgacctttgacctgtaTGAGGAGTGGATTCAGGCATCAAA TATTGCGGATCAGGACAAGCGTCTGCAGGCGCTGCTGTCGACCTGTGAGAGGCTGCCCACCGCAAACAGCAACAATTTCAA GTATTTGATTAAATTTCTTGCCAAGCTGAACGAGTATCAAGATTACAATAAAATGACACCAGGAAACATTGCGATCGTCCTGGGGCCGAACCTGCTGTGGGCGCGTACGGACGG GAACATTACAGAGATGATGACCACAGTCTCGCTGCAGATAGTTGGGATCATTGAGCCGATCATCCAGCATGCTGATTGGTTCTTCCCTGGAG AGATCGAGTTTAATGTCACGGGCAACTACGGCAGCCCCGTCCACACCAATCACAACGCCAACTACAGCTCCATGCCGTCCCCTGACATGGACCAATCAGAGCGCAGGCAGTCGGACCAGAGCAGACGACCCCTCAGCGTCGCCACTGACAACATGATGCTGGAGTTCTACAAGAAAGATGG CATTAGGAAAATTCAAAG TATGGGAGTGCGAGTGATGGACACTTCCTGGGTGTCTCGGAGAGGTTCCTCGTCATCCCGTAAGAGCTCGTCGACTCCTCCCAGCGTCCAGCCGCCCATGCCGCCCTCTGATTCGCTGAACCCCGAGCAAGTGGGTGATCTCTCCACCTCCCCCTCACAGACTCCGCCCCCCATCAGTAGCGATAGGACCAG CACTCAGAAGAATAAGGAGCCTTCACCTGTGATTGGTCAAAGAGGAATTTCACCAACAGCTCCCTCTGGTGGACAGAACCAGCTATCAGACCAGAGTCCTCACACACTGCGGAAAG tATCCAAAAAACTGGCCCCCATCCCTCCCAAGAGTCAGTTTTCTCCATCCGGCTGCGTGTCGGATCTGTCTCCGGGTCCGTCTCCAGTGAGTCTGTCTCCGACCCCTCCCAGCACCCCGTCATTATACAGCTTCAGTTACCCGCAGGGCGGCTCCGCCCTCACCTCGCCCGGACACAGCCACAGCCAGACGGCCACCACGCCCTCGCTCTCGTCCCCGCCGCCGCTGACCGGCACCCTGCCCAAATCACGGCCCACCCCCAAACCGCCCCGCCAGAGACCCAACCTGCCCCCGCCGCAGCCTCCCGGTCCGGGCGGTCTGAGTCCGCAGCCCCTGGAACACGCGGCGGGCCTGCTGGACGGACTGTCAGCGGCGGAGAGCATGTCTACAG CGGTGTGA